TGCAGCATCCTCATTTAATAAATTTATACCCTCTATTCTTCCCCTACTGTCTACAATAAAAGAAAAACTAGGATTTATATCAACATCTATATATGCATATTCTTTTTTATTAAGGATTGCAAAAAAATGTGCAAAAATAAAAACCAGCAAAAAAGATGCGGAAATTGCAGCTACGCTAAAGAATTTATTTTGCTTTTTCTTTTCATAACTTGTTTCATTATTGGCGTGAAATTCCCTGTCTGCTTCCACTTGTGAATCAACTTCAAATTCACTTAAACTAACATGGTTATTAAAACTTTCTACTATGATATCTTCAGCATAGAATTGGATTTCTTCTCCTATTTTTACTTTTTTCCTCAATTTAATTCGTACAATTTCATAGTCTTTTGCCATAACAATGGCTTCATTACCCGTTATTCTCATTACTTTTCCGCTATACTTCATGCAGTCACCTTCTCATAATACAAAACTAAAAATTTATTATTTATAATAAATAAAATTTAATCACTAAAATATGACTCTTAATTCTACTCATTTAGAAACCATCAATGCTTCTAAGAATATAATTTTTTAAAATAAAATAATCACTGGAATTAATTTCTCCATCTCTGTTTACATCTGCAGCAAGCATTCCAACATCCTTTGGAAATACTGTAATAATACCTAAAACATATCTACGTATTAATGTATAATCAATAGAATCTATAAAACCATCCTGGTTTACATCCCCGTAATTCAAAAGGCTGTCAAGATTTATAACTTCTATTGCATCAGAAAGAGTATCCGGCACAATAAAGGAAATAATATTTTTAGTACCTCCTAAAACAAACATTTTATTTCCTGAAACATCCAGCCTGATCCCATTTCTGTTCATTAGCTTTATTTCACTATTATACCACTTATCAGTACCTGAGTGGTAGTACATGATTTTATTATTGTTATTATATCTTATAACTGCATATATTTTATCATTAAATGCCACAACATTCAAAGGACTATTGTGTTCCGGCAGGGGTGTTTTTTCCTTCCACTCTTTGGTTATTAGATTATAAGACATACTTGCATTATCGACACGGTAACCTCCCAAACCTTCCCCTATCCCACTCAATAATTCTCTTCCTTTTTTTCCTCCTATAAAATATATTTCTTCATTTAAAACCACCGTATGAAAATAACTCCAGTTAAAATCCTCTTCCAGTATTGTTATTACAGCATTATCAGCGGGATTATATTTTTGAATCCTGATTTTTTTATTGTCTTCTTCAGTGTCTTTTTCATTATCCTCTTCATTATCCTCTTCATTATCCTCTTTAGTATCTTCTTCTGATTCTTCATCTTTTTCAGATACCACTTCATTGTGTTCAATAATATAAATCTCATTGTTAAAAGCCACTATATTCCTGACATTTTCGCAATCAACACATCTTAAAAAAGACCAGGTATCCGTTATTGGATTATATTTTTCAATAATCCACTTTATTTCTACATTGTCTTTATAATCGTCTGTCCCATCATCTCCTGCATTTTCCCCTGCGTTATCTTTCGCCTCTTCCCCTACAACTTCTTCTGCGCTACCTTCCACATCTTCTCCTGCATCTTCTTCTGACTCATCCCTGTCATTGTATTCAATAACCTTTCTCATTAAATATATTTCCTCGTTAAGGCGGGTAACATGAAAAAGGCTTGCAGTTTCCCCGGGCAATTCAGTTTTAAATTCCCATGTATCTTCATCAGGATCATACTCATATACTGTGTTAATATAGCCTTGTTGAGGCTGATAACCTCCAACTGTATATATTTTGCCGTCTATTGACACTGTACGGAAATACCGTTCATAAAACGGCATAGCCCTGTTTAGGATACAGCCTGAAGATTTTAAACTGTCCTTTTCAACTTTTACAGGACCAAAAGTTACAGACTCATTATAAAACTTATAGGGGATATTTTCCTGATATACATATTCCTTTTCATTATGCAAATCTATAAATTTAAGCTCCTTTAATACACCATCATTTCCGGCACCCTCATCAATAATACTAAAATACCAATTTCCCACTTGGTTATCATACATTTCATACAAATGGGTAAGATCAAATACAAAGGTTGCATCACATTCATTTTCTGTACCATCAAAACCCATTTTATCTATAATAGTAAGGGAATATTTATTTATTGCATTGGGATCCCAAAATGACACAGGGTGATTTGTGTCTGAGTTTGAAAAGCCAAACATTACTTTAACGTTGTATCTGTTAGAAGTGCTCATGGTATATTCAACTAAAAATTTTGGTGTGTAGTCGGTCCTTGGAGTTATCCAGTAAGCATAATTATTGTACCTCCACACATACCGCCTATCCGGTACAGGAGGACAGTCTTCAACAGCCGAAACTTTATTTAAAGCATCATATGAAAGCCACACAAAACCTTGATTGGAGTACCATGTAAAGTCAGTATTGCTAAACTCCAGTACATCTTCCGTTCCCCACGAATTAGCAACCTTAAAAGCTCCCTTTTCACCTGAATCAACTTTACCATTGCCGTTTATATCAACCCATATATCATCATTATAACCCACCAAAGTCATAACATGACCGTCTACAGGCAAGCTAGATTTTCCACAGGCATATGCTATATACTCACCTTCAAAGGGGTCATCATAACCGGTGGAAGGGTCATTTCCGACGGTAGTAAATCTCCATCCTGTAATATTTGTCTCAAATACCAGAACATGTCCGTTGCTTAAAAGCTGCTTAATATCTGCCAGACTTTCACTATCAGGATTTTTTACCGGTGTATCCGGGTTATTATCATCCCAAACTTCCACGTATCCATAGTCCTCAATCCGGTAATTAAGGGCTTCCCTCCAAATCCTTGCATCTGTTGGCCATTCAAGATAATTCCTGGGGTCACTGTCATCACTTATGTATTCAAAATCACTCCACTTAGCCGCCCCTGAATCCATAAACAGCCTATAAGAATCAAGAACGGAAAAACTAGAGTTTCGTCCTGAATTTGTAAGATTAAAGGTCCATTTTGGAGAAAACTTTTTTGTGTTATCACTGTCATTTTTTACATCCCATCCATTTGCCTTGGCAATGGTGTATGTAAATTGATAATATGTAGTGTTAAAAGCGGCACAAGACCCTAAAGCACCTTGATCACCTATAGGCGGGAAATATTTCAAAAGACTGTTGTCCACATACCGGGGAAGTACATAATCTAAAGTCCCTGCACTAAAAGCAGAAACTGTACCCCTCATCTTTTTCTCTTCTTTCAGCCTCTCAATGGCTAAATCATTAGGAGCCACTTTTTCTATAGTTGGTACATTGTTTTTTATCCATTCATGGTCTTCTATTTCCATACCAACATAGCCGGAAACAAATTCACGCATACGGGATTTATTTCCATGAGTATCTGATGCGCTTAAAACAGTGGTTTTGCATTGCACAAAAACAAAAGTTAAAAGCACAAATAGTGATAAATATTTTTTTATATTTTTGTACAACATCTACCAGCACAACCCCCTAAACAAAAACGAGAGATTTATAAATTTAAATATCCTTTAAAATTATATCCTTCCCTAATTCAAACAAAAGCTTTACATCCATTTTCAAAGCCTCAGGAACCAACCATTCTCCGGCTCCAACAGGGTTATTTACATCCGGAATGGGGAATGCGGTATTAAAAATTTCAAATACTTCATACTCCAATTCTTCAAAATCCCTGTCACTTAGCTCTGCTTCTTTATCTAAGTTAAATAGTCTGATAAAATCATCCCTTCTTTTTTCATATATATCCATAAGTATTTTTTTTAATGTAACATGTATATAGTTTTCTGCTATACTTACAAGAAATGAAGAATGGTTATCAATATCCAAAAGTTCATCCTCATCATTTAAAGTTAATTCAAAATCACATAAAAAGTCCTCAAGATCCTCATATTTATCAAGGTCATAGCTTCCCTTATTCTCAATTTGATTATTACTGTCATTATATTCATACTTTTTTTCAAATAATACTATGCGTGCAAAATTTTCTGCCACATCTTTTATAAATAAATCCATATCTTCTTTTACTCTTTTTTTAAATTTAAAATATATCCATTCATAGTTTATAACTTTCTTTAATTTATTTTTTATATAATCTATATCTTTTTCTTCTAAAATACCCTTTAAATCATCTGTCCTTAAATACACC
The genomic region above belongs to Acetivibrio saccincola and contains:
- a CDS encoding dockerin type I domain-containing protein yields the protein MLYKNIKKYLSLFVLLTFVFVQCKTTVLSASDTHGNKSRMREFVSGYVGMEIEDHEWIKNNVPTIEKVAPNDLAIERLKEEKKMRGTVSAFSAGTLDYVLPRYVDNSLLKYFPPIGDQGALGSCAAFNTTYYQFTYTIAKANGWDVKNDSDNTKKFSPKWTFNLTNSGRNSSFSVLDSYRLFMDSGAAKWSDFEYISDDSDPRNYLEWPTDARIWREALNYRIEDYGYVEVWDDNNPDTPVKNPDSESLADIKQLLSNGHVLVFETNITGWRFTTVGNDPSTGYDDPFEGEYIAYACGKSSLPVDGHVMTLVGYNDDIWVDINGNGKVDSGEKGAFKVANSWGTEDVLEFSNTDFTWYSNQGFVWLSYDALNKVSAVEDCPPVPDRRYVWRYNNYAYWITPRTDYTPKFLVEYTMSTSNRYNVKVMFGFSNSDTNHPVSFWDPNAINKYSLTIIDKMGFDGTENECDATFVFDLTHLYEMYDNQVGNWYFSIIDEGAGNDGVLKELKFIDLHNEKEYVYQENIPYKFYNESVTFGPVKVEKDSLKSSGCILNRAMPFYERYFRTVSIDGKIYTVGGYQPQQGYINTVYEYDPDEDTWEFKTELPGETASLFHVTRLNEEIYLMRKVIEYNDRDESEEDAGEDVEGSAEEVVGEEAKDNAGENAGDDGTDDYKDNVEIKWIIEKYNPITDTWSFLRCVDCENVRNIVAFNNEIYIIEHNEVVSEKDEESEEDTKEDNEEDNEEDNEKDTEEDNKKIRIQKYNPADNAVITILEEDFNWSYFHTVVLNEEIYFIGGKKGRELLSGIGEGLGGYRVDNASMSYNLITKEWKEKTPLPEHNSPLNVVAFNDKIYAVIRYNNNNKIMYYHSGTDKWYNSEIKLMNRNGIRLDVSGNKMFVLGGTKNIISFIVPDTLSDAIEVINLDSLLNYGDVNQDGFIDSIDYTLIRRYVLGIITVFPKDVGMLAADVNRDGEINSSDYFILKNYILRSIDGF